The following coding sequences lie in one Candidatus Eremiobacterota bacterium genomic window:
- the secF gene encoding protein translocase subunit SecF: MLFRRLNWNIVGWFRTVSWISSIVIALGLGSMIYHGFAGGDGFHANRMLRLGLSFTGGTDIDVQFTQPTTTDKVKQALAGLGMSEESITTAGTDGKGFVIQTQTAYANDSAPVWAALNTVAPVDRAASQITSVGPSLGREYLTKALWALVIALSIQFIYIAFRFGWNYIFGLVTVIALLRDAAMMIGIYALANRRADDAFLAAVLTVIGYSVMDTIVILDRIRENTKLMAGAAYEKIVNESIKQTMTRSFNTLATVVITLVALLALGGASLKNFAFALLVGICSGGYHSIFFSAPLVLVFRRRQLEAAAKRRRANLAHDRTVTSRSRSESAVLQSRGGMPREDIVAARRERRQKAKTARTVVPVAAPRYRKKRADDAVAGVAVEEQPYGSEEVMDPLDAQEAGLHDAALEKGHEEIALNFDDLPATGSADAEQREEGPQH; the protein is encoded by the coding sequence GTGCTGTTCAGGCGGCTCAACTGGAATATCGTCGGCTGGTTCCGCACCGTCTCGTGGATTTCGTCCATCGTGATTGCGCTGGGCCTGGGCTCGATGATCTACCACGGCTTCGCCGGCGGCGACGGGTTCCACGCCAATCGGATGCTGCGGCTTGGCTTGTCGTTTACGGGCGGCACCGACATCGACGTTCAGTTTACGCAACCAACGACGACCGACAAGGTGAAGCAGGCGCTGGCCGGGCTCGGTATGAGCGAAGAATCGATTACGACGGCCGGCACCGACGGTAAAGGCTTTGTCATTCAAACGCAAACGGCATACGCAAACGATTCGGCCCCGGTCTGGGCGGCGTTGAACACCGTGGCGCCGGTCGATCGCGCGGCGTCACAAATAACGTCGGTCGGCCCATCGCTGGGCCGCGAATACTTGACCAAGGCGCTCTGGGCGCTGGTCATTGCGCTCAGCATCCAGTTCATCTACATTGCCTTCCGATTCGGCTGGAACTACATTTTCGGCTTGGTGACGGTGATCGCGCTCTTGCGCGATGCGGCGATGATGATCGGCATCTATGCGCTGGCTAACCGCCGCGCCGACGACGCGTTCTTAGCCGCGGTGCTGACGGTTATCGGCTACTCGGTCATGGATACGATCGTCATTCTCGACCGAATCCGCGAGAATACCAAGCTCATGGCGGGCGCGGCCTACGAGAAGATCGTGAACGAGTCGATCAAGCAGACGATGACGCGTTCGTTCAATACGCTGGCGACGGTCGTCATCACGTTGGTGGCCCTCCTGGCTTTGGGCGGCGCCAGTCTGAAGAACTTTGCCTTTGCGCTGCTCGTCGGCATCTGCTCGGGCGGCTATCATTCCATCTTCTTTTCGGCGCCGCTGGTTCTCGTTTTTCGGCGGCGGCAGCTCGAAGCCGCCGCAAAGCGACGCCGCGCCAATCTCGCGCACGATCGTACGGTTACGTCGCGCTCGCGCTCCGAATCGGCCGTGCTCCAGAGCCGCGGCGGTATGCCGCGCGAGGACATCGTCGCCGCGCGCCGCGAGCGGCGCCAGAAAGCCAAAACCGCCCGTACCGTCGTGCCTGTGGCGGCGCCGCGCTATCGCAAGAAACGCGCCGACGATGCCGTGGCCGGCGTTGCCGTTGAAGAACAGCCCTACGGTAGTGAAGAAGTAATGGATCCGCTCGACGCGCAGGAGGCGGGGTTGCACGATGCGGCGCTGGAGAAAGGGCACGAAGAAATCGCCCTCAATTTCGACGACCTCCCTGCGACAGGTTCCGCAGACGCCGAGCAGCGCGAAGAAGGGCCCCAGCACTAA
- a CDS encoding DEAD/DEAH box helicase, whose product MRRWRKGTKKSPSISTTSLRQVPQTPSSAKKGPSTKGLPAPTPSEAAFEAAFCDFSSASESASESTSAFLDRVFAKSDEYLQDPYSTIGDAPRFHTKLAGVSFEGRQDIIAGLRADAALKLLRQPDNPHDRNAIAVHYGDLQLGFFNKRLAAHIAPRMDAGARYRARVASLTGGPQYAKNRGVNVFVEREADLMVGAHGRSSTGILAARSPDPGADSQDSAAAVQAALIGAAQPHEAQRAVLERIAAGKNTLAVMGTGRGKSFCFQFSAAMRAFAGSGKTLVVYPLRALANDQYEALRRTLEPLGLRCFRANGSIDHDERAQLFEALSRGSWDLVLATPEFLEFHRDALRGVSAPSFAVIDEAHHVHESRHRPAYARLATTVRGLGNPQILALTATAGEESFRRIVEELRIEAWVIDPTVRENLHVVDARETRNKNSYLVELFGREGSGEKGIVYCNSRTEATGVARRLRKALGNDVAFYHAKMPNADRLEVERLFRQGELRVVVATSAFGEGIDLPDVSNVVLFHLNFDFGEFNQQAGRAGRNGAPAQIHLLYGQRDRGLNDFLIDLDAPALPMLRELYRGIKSLAGNGILRAGDADIASKLDGERFRDRHVGAALRIFADSGLVELGDDDEGRFVRFRPVSGRIEMERNARYVEGEATRESFARFAEIALRAPAETLERIINRPIYPSSVPLQREGI is encoded by the coding sequence ATGCGGCGCTGGAGAAAGGGCACGAAGAAATCGCCCTCAATTTCGACGACCTCCCTGCGACAGGTTCCGCAGACGCCGAGCAGCGCGAAGAAGGGCCCCAGCACTAAAGGACTGCCTGCGCCGACGCCCTCGGAGGCCGCATTTGAAGCGGCCTTTTGCGATTTTTCGTCGGCGAGCGAGTCGGCGAGCGAATCGACGAGCGCGTTCCTCGATCGCGTCTTTGCCAAAAGCGACGAGTATCTCCAGGATCCCTATTCGACCATCGGCGACGCGCCGCGATTCCATACCAAACTTGCCGGGGTTTCCTTCGAAGGGCGGCAGGACATCATCGCCGGTCTGCGCGCCGATGCCGCGCTCAAGCTCCTGCGCCAACCCGATAATCCGCACGACCGCAACGCGATCGCGGTGCACTACGGCGATCTTCAGCTCGGTTTTTTCAACAAGCGTCTGGCGGCGCACATCGCGCCCCGTATGGATGCGGGTGCGCGCTATCGCGCGCGTGTCGCCTCGCTCACCGGCGGACCGCAATACGCCAAGAATCGCGGCGTGAACGTTTTCGTCGAGCGCGAGGCGGATCTCATGGTCGGCGCGCATGGGCGATCTTCTACTGGCATTCTCGCTGCACGCTCGCCCGATCCCGGAGCCGATTCGCAGGACTCCGCCGCGGCGGTGCAGGCGGCGTTGATCGGCGCCGCGCAGCCGCACGAAGCGCAGCGAGCGGTACTCGAGCGTATCGCCGCCGGGAAGAACACGCTCGCCGTCATGGGGACCGGTCGCGGTAAGTCGTTTTGCTTTCAGTTTTCCGCCGCAATGCGCGCCTTTGCCGGCTCCGGCAAGACGTTGGTCGTCTATCCGTTGCGCGCCCTGGCCAACGATCAATACGAGGCTTTGCGACGCACGCTCGAGCCGCTGGGGCTGCGTTGCTTTCGTGCCAACGGCTCGATCGATCACGACGAGCGAGCGCAGCTCTTCGAGGCGCTCAGTCGGGGATCGTGGGATCTCGTTCTGGCGACGCCGGAGTTTCTGGAGTTTCATCGCGATGCGTTGCGCGGGGTAAGCGCGCCGTCGTTCGCGGTGATTGACGAGGCGCATCACGTTCATGAATCGCGGCACCGGCCCGCGTATGCCCGCTTAGCCACGACCGTGCGCGGCCTGGGCAATCCGCAGATACTCGCGCTCACCGCAACGGCCGGCGAGGAGAGCTTCCGCCGCATCGTCGAGGAGTTGCGGATCGAGGCGTGGGTCATCGACCCGACCGTACGCGAGAATCTACACGTCGTCGATGCTCGCGAAACGCGAAACAAGAACTCGTACTTGGTCGAGCTCTTCGGCCGTGAGGGGTCGGGTGAGAAGGGCATCGTCTATTGCAACTCGCGCACGGAAGCGACCGGCGTTGCTCGGCGGCTGCGTAAAGCGCTCGGCAACGATGTCGCCTTCTATCACGCGAAGATGCCCAACGCCGATCGGCTCGAGGTCGAACGCCTCTTTCGCCAGGGCGAGTTGCGAGTGGTCGTCGCAACCTCCGCCTTCGGCGAAGGCATCGATTTGCCCGACGTTTCCAATGTCGTGCTCTTTCACCTCAACTTCGATTTCGGAGAGTTCAATCAGCAAGCGGGACGCGCCGGACGTAACGGCGCGCCGGCGCAAATTCACCTGCTCTATGGCCAACGAGATCGCGGGCTCAACGACTTCCTCATCGATCTCGACGCTCCAGCGCTGCCGATGTTGCGCGAACTCTATCGCGGAATCAAGAGCCTGGCGGGTAATGGCATTCTCCGCGCCGGCGACGCGGATATTGCGAGCAAGCTCGACGGCGAGCGGTTTCGCGACCGGCATGTCGGCGCCGCGCTGCGAATCTTTGCCGACTCAGGGCTCGTCGAACTGGGCGATGATGACGAAGGGCGCTTCGTGCGCTTTCGTCCGGTCAGTGGCCGCATCGAAATGGAGCGCAACGCGCGTTACGTCGAAGGTGAGGCCACGCGCGAGTCGTTTGCGCGCTTCGCCGAAATCGCGTTGCGCGCGCCCGCCGAAACCCTGGAGCGGATCATCAATCGGCCGATTTATCCGTCGAGCGTGCCGCTCCAGCGCGAGGGAATCTAA
- a CDS encoding FAD-dependent oxidoreductase, whose translation MADHDIVVLGAGLAGMRAALEAARAGSNVAIVTKVHPIRSHSSAAQGGINAAIAEEDTWESHAFDTVKGSDYLADQEAVEIMCREAPADIIEFEHMGVIFYRNEEGMLGRRAFGGASLARTYFVGDITGQALLVTLYDQILKAGVKVYEEWFATAIDMEDGKCRGVVALEMITGELHLLRAKALIFATGGLGRLYEPSTNALICTGDGYSLAYRAGAPLMDMAMVQYHPTTLAGSGFLMTEAARGEGAYLLNSLDERFMQKYAPNKMELAARDVTSRAEATEIAQGRGIDGNVLLDLRHLGRDVILKKLPQIHEMALDYLGIDMIEQPVPVRPGMHYQMGGIKTDVDGATRVPGIYAAGEVACVSVHGGNRLGANSLLDTIVFGRRSGRAAALYAQSVELSAGGEILLREEQERLDDLLSRPYTGETCAGLRLELATMMDEKVGLYRDEAGLNEALAALNEYRKRYRNVAVGDKGRVFNQALTFVLELGFMLDCGETIIRDALDRTESRGAHTRTDYPERNDRDWLKHTLLTYRGEGAEPELSYMPVTITQWQPEVRTY comes from the coding sequence ATCGCAGACCACGATATCGTCGTACTCGGCGCCGGCTTAGCGGGCATGCGCGCGGCGCTCGAAGCCGCGCGAGCCGGGTCCAATGTGGCCATCGTTACCAAAGTCCATCCAATTCGCAGTCACTCGAGTGCCGCACAGGGCGGAATCAACGCCGCAATCGCCGAGGAAGACACGTGGGAGTCGCATGCCTTCGACACCGTCAAGGGCAGCGATTACCTGGCCGATCAAGAGGCCGTCGAAATCATGTGCCGCGAAGCGCCGGCCGACATCATCGAGTTCGAGCACATGGGAGTCATCTTCTATCGCAACGAGGAGGGCATGCTCGGTCGCCGCGCGTTCGGCGGGGCCTCGCTCGCGCGAACCTACTTCGTCGGCGACATCACCGGCCAGGCGTTGCTGGTAACCCTCTACGATCAGATTCTCAAAGCCGGCGTCAAGGTCTACGAGGAGTGGTTCGCAACCGCCATCGACATGGAAGATGGGAAATGCCGCGGCGTCGTGGCCTTGGAAATGATCACCGGCGAGCTACACCTGCTTCGCGCGAAAGCGCTGATCTTTGCCACCGGCGGCCTGGGGCGGCTCTACGAACCCAGCACGAATGCGCTGATCTGCACGGGCGACGGATATTCGCTCGCCTACCGCGCCGGCGCCCCGCTCATGGACATGGCGATGGTGCAATATCATCCCACGACGCTCGCCGGCAGTGGCTTTTTGATGACGGAAGCGGCACGCGGCGAGGGCGCCTACCTCCTGAACTCGCTCGACGAGCGCTTCATGCAGAAGTACGCACCGAATAAGATGGAGCTCGCTGCGCGCGATGTGACGTCGCGGGCCGAAGCCACTGAAATAGCCCAGGGGCGGGGCATCGACGGCAACGTTTTGCTCGATTTGCGTCACCTCGGACGCGACGTGATTCTCAAGAAGCTGCCGCAGATTCACGAAATGGCGCTCGACTATCTGGGCATCGATATGATCGAGCAGCCCGTTCCCGTGCGGCCCGGCATGCATTACCAGATGGGCGGCATCAAGACCGACGTCGACGGCGCAACGCGCGTGCCCGGCATCTACGCCGCGGGAGAGGTTGCCTGCGTGAGCGTGCACGGCGGAAATCGCCTCGGCGCCAACTCACTGCTCGATACGATCGTTTTTGGGCGCCGCTCGGGCCGAGCCGCGGCGCTCTACGCGCAAAGCGTCGAACTCTCCGCCGGCGGCGAGATTCTTCTGCGCGAGGAACAAGAGCGGCTCGACGACTTGCTGTCGCGGCCGTATACGGGCGAAACCTGCGCGGGTTTGCGCCTTGAACTGGCTACGATGATGGACGAGAAAGTCGGACTTTACCGCGACGAAGCCGGCTTGAACGAGGCACTTGCGGCATTGAACGAATATCGCAAGCGCTACCGCAACGTCGCCGTCGGCGACAAAGGCCGCGTCTTCAATCAGGCGCTCACCTTCGTATTGGAGCTCGGCTTTATGCTCGATTGCGGCGAAACGATCATTCGCGACGCGCTCGACCGAACGGAGAGCCGGGGCGCGCACACTCGCACCGATTATCCCGAGCGCAACGATCGCGATTGGCTCAAGCATACGCTGCTTACGTACCGGGGCGAAGGAGCGGAGCCGGAACTCTCCTACATGCCGGTGACGATCACCCAATGGCAACCTGAGGTACGCACCTACTAA
- a CDS encoding succinate dehydrogenase/fumarate reductase iron-sulfur subunit has protein sequence MQFTIEVGRYNPEGHYAETAVPGQPFPPPWNASPARRYQTYTVDLPSHAVVLDALIAIREYQDPSLAVRCACRSAICGSCGMWINGHANLACKSKLEAFTQDGKTRVESPPSMPIIRDLVCDMTPFWDKHLAVKPWLQNKEPLPSPDEEYRVPNAAMEELIQEVSCISCGACLMDCESFAVNPDFLGPQALAQAYRYVGDPRDAKTKERLGELSRPGGIWDCTHCFECVQQCPKGVAPLDQILKLRKLAVDAGYTNNAGTRHADAFADSVKHSGRLNELTLLPKSVGFFNIMDQLKTLPSAINMARAGKLPPLIHKAIPGVERIKKIFQRVGGRFK, from the coding sequence ATGCAGTTTACGATCGAAGTCGGACGCTACAACCCCGAGGGCCACTACGCCGAAACCGCGGTTCCCGGCCAACCGTTTCCACCGCCCTGGAACGCCTCTCCAGCGCGCCGCTATCAGACCTATACGGTCGACTTACCCTCGCATGCGGTCGTCTTGGATGCACTCATCGCCATTCGCGAATACCAGGATCCTTCGCTGGCCGTGCGCTGCGCCTGTCGAAGCGCGATCTGCGGTTCGTGCGGGATGTGGATCAACGGCCACGCCAACCTGGCGTGCAAGAGCAAGCTCGAAGCCTTTACTCAGGACGGAAAGACTCGGGTTGAATCGCCGCCGTCGATGCCGATCATACGCGATTTGGTCTGCGACATGACGCCGTTCTGGGATAAACATTTGGCGGTCAAGCCATGGCTGCAAAACAAAGAACCATTGCCCTCGCCCGACGAGGAGTACCGCGTTCCCAATGCGGCGATGGAAGAACTCATTCAAGAGGTCAGTTGCATCAGCTGCGGCGCTTGCTTGATGGATTGCGAATCCTTTGCCGTGAACCCAGACTTTCTCGGTCCGCAGGCACTCGCTCAGGCCTACCGCTACGTGGGCGATCCGCGCGACGCGAAAACGAAAGAGCGCCTGGGCGAGCTCAGCCGTCCCGGTGGTATTTGGGACTGCACGCACTGCTTTGAATGCGTGCAGCAGTGCCCCAAGGGCGTCGCGCCGCTCGACCAGATTCTCAAGCTGCGCAAGCTCGCGGTTGACGCCGGATATACGAACAACGCCGGAACGCGCCATGCCGATGCGTTCGCGGATTCGGTCAAGCATAGCGGACGGCTCAACGAGCTGACCCTGCTGCCCAAATCCGTCGGTTTTTTCAACATCATGGATCAACTCAAGACCTTGCCGAGCGCGATCAACATGGCACGAGCCGGCAAGCTGCCGCCGCTGATTCATAAAGCAATTCCGGGTGTCGAGCGCATCAAGAAGATTTTCCAACGCGTCGGAGGTCGGTTCAAGTGA
- a CDS encoding CoB--CoM heterodisulfide reductase iron-sulfur subunit B family protein, translated as MKVAFYPGCVSRGACPELYVSAKLIAEPLGLELHELQSAPCTGAGVLSEQNRELADALNGLTLAMAEAQHADLMTICSTCQGVLSDHNYHLKNDETRRDQANATIADQGFRYGGTTTVKHLLWMLFEDIGVDRVAGAIKRKLTGLKIAPFYGCYILRPSEALGLRERPERKTYLNRLIEMLGAEAVEYRGATKCCGFPMLTFNRDKALAMGGNHIIEAKEKGADLLVTPCPLCHLNLDGQQPDAARVLKKDIGVPIFHLPQLLGLAFGFEPEQLRLDHHVVSTKGALEKVELKV; from the coding sequence GTGAAGGTTGCCTTTTATCCGGGTTGCGTCTCGCGAGGCGCCTGTCCCGAGCTCTACGTCTCGGCAAAGCTCATCGCCGAGCCGCTCGGTCTCGAGCTGCACGAGCTGCAGTCGGCGCCGTGCACGGGCGCCGGCGTCTTGAGCGAGCAGAATCGTGAGCTGGCCGACGCGCTCAACGGATTGACGCTCGCAATGGCCGAAGCGCAGCACGCCGATCTCATGACGATCTGCAGCACGTGCCAAGGCGTGCTTTCGGATCACAACTATCATTTGAAGAACGACGAAACGCGGCGCGACCAAGCCAATGCGACGATCGCCGACCAAGGGTTTCGTTACGGCGGCACGACCACGGTGAAGCATCTGCTCTGGATGCTCTTTGAAGATATCGGCGTCGATCGTGTGGCCGGCGCCATCAAGCGTAAGCTGACCGGCCTGAAGATTGCGCCGTTCTACGGCTGCTACATACTGCGCCCCAGCGAGGCTCTGGGTTTGCGCGAACGACCGGAACGCAAAACGTACCTCAATCGTTTGATCGAAATGCTCGGTGCGGAGGCCGTCGAGTATCGCGGCGCGACCAAATGTTGCGGATTTCCGATGCTGACCTTCAATCGCGACAAAGCGCTAGCGATGGGCGGCAATCACATCATCGAGGCGAAGGAGAAGGGCGCCGATCTGCTCGTCACACCGTGTCCGCTTTGTCATCTCAATCTCGACGGGCAGCAACCCGATGCGGCGCGAGTGCTCAAGAAAGACATCGGCGTTCCCATCTTCCATCTGCCGCAGCTCTTGGGTCTAGCCTTTGGCTTCGAGCCCGAGCAACTTCGTCTCGACCATCACGTCGTTTCGACCAAAGGCGCCCTCGAAAAAGTAGAACTCAAAGTCTAG
- a CDS encoding adenine phosphoribosyltransferase, which yields MEIEALIRPIPDFPIPGILFRDITPLLKDKQGFRQAIDLFVERFRGRGIDYVVGVESRGYIFAAPIAYAIGAGFIPVRKPGKLPSEKFSEEYALEYGTNSLEIHADALSRGDRVVVVDDLLATGGTAAATGRLLERLGATVEAYAFLVELTALDGRRKLPGAEIVAFVAY from the coding sequence GTGGAGATCGAAGCCCTAATTCGACCGATCCCGGATTTTCCGATTCCCGGGATCCTTTTCCGTGACATTACCCCGTTGTTGAAAGATAAGCAAGGGTTTCGGCAAGCAATCGATCTTTTCGTCGAGCGTTTTCGCGGCCGCGGCATCGATTATGTTGTCGGCGTTGAGTCGCGTGGTTACATTTTCGCGGCCCCGATTGCATATGCGATTGGGGCTGGTTTCATCCCGGTGCGCAAGCCGGGAAAACTTCCGAGCGAGAAATTCAGCGAAGAGTATGCGCTCGAGTATGGCACCAATTCGCTGGAGATTCACGCCGACGCGCTGTCGCGCGGCGACCGGGTTGTCGTCGTCGACGATTTGCTCGCGACGGGCGGCACGGCAGCGGCCACGGGTCGGCTTTTGGAGCGCCTGGGAGCGACGGTCGAGGCATATGCATTCTTAGTCGAGCTCACCGCGCTGGATGGCCGTCGAAAGTTGCCGGGCGCCGAGATCGTTGCCTTCGTTGCGTATTAA
- a CDS encoding bifunctional (p)ppGpp synthetase/guanosine-3',5'-bis(diphosphate) 3'-pyrophosphohydrolase, with amino-acid sequence MAIDELIDRVRRYEPGADAQWLRSVYELAVAAHQGQRRASGESYIEHPLAVAGILTELEVDAQTIAAALLHDVVEDTSITSEQVTEQFGDEVARLVEGVTKLTRIPYQSKEDAQVENLRKMFLAMARDIRVIIIKLADRLHNMRTLASLPASKQQAIARETLDIYAPIAHRLGIWKIKWEIEDECLRYLDPGSFHDIVEQVAKTRREREADVEKAIARLRDEFKELKINAEIQGRPKHFYSIYSKIKTGRDFSTIYDLTAIRIIVDTVKDCYAALGAVHAMWTPLPGRFKDYIAMPKPNMYQSLHTTVVGPSGDPLEIQIRTWEMHRTSEYGIAAHWRYKEGGKADQFENKLSWLRALLEWQKDMRDSRVFMENLKLDLFDSQVFIFSPRGDVYSISAGGTPLDFAYQVHTDVGNHCVGAKVNGRIVPLDYAMQNGDICEILVNKSSGRPSLDWLSIVKTSGAKHKIKQWFRKERREENVLAGQEALEQELARAGLRTDVARGALLERIASRLNYATPTDLYAAIGFGDASAQSVVNRLRDEVKHDNVVDLTKIGRKPSARRALRPSSGVRIAGVDDVLVRLSKCCSPVPGDPIIGYVTIGRGVSIHRADCPNVAFMNATPERILQAQWLETAGLTHGVDVEVEADDRSQLLQDIMAVFAELKTQVSSVNARVRKDGVAVASLTVQIRDLDHLHKLLTKLQTLKNVRRVYRVTKRERPAL; translated from the coding sequence ATGGCTATCGACGAGCTGATCGACCGAGTTCGACGCTACGAGCCCGGCGCGGACGCGCAGTGGCTACGGTCCGTCTACGAGCTTGCAGTCGCCGCTCACCAAGGTCAGCGTCGCGCCTCAGGCGAGTCGTACATCGAACATCCCTTGGCGGTTGCCGGTATTCTCACCGAGCTCGAAGTCGATGCTCAAACCATCGCTGCGGCGCTGTTGCACGACGTTGTCGAAGACACCTCGATCACGAGCGAACAGGTCACCGAACAGTTCGGCGACGAGGTAGCGCGCCTCGTCGAAGGCGTGACCAAGCTCACACGGATTCCCTATCAGTCGAAGGAAGACGCCCAGGTCGAGAATCTTCGCAAGATGTTCTTGGCGATGGCCAGAGACATTCGCGTCATTATCATCAAGCTTGCGGACCGATTGCATAACATGCGCACGCTCGCGAGCCTGCCCGCATCGAAACAACAGGCGATCGCCCGCGAGACACTCGACATCTACGCTCCGATCGCGCATCGTTTAGGCATTTGGAAGATCAAGTGGGAGATCGAGGACGAGTGCCTGCGTTATCTGGATCCGGGCTCGTTCCACGACATCGTCGAGCAGGTCGCGAAGACTCGTCGCGAGCGAGAGGCCGACGTTGAAAAAGCGATCGCGCGGCTGCGGGACGAGTTCAAGGAACTCAAGATCAATGCGGAAATCCAAGGCCGGCCAAAGCATTTTTACTCGATTTACTCCAAAATCAAGACAGGCCGAGATTTCTCGACAATCTACGACCTCACGGCGATTCGAATCATTGTCGATACGGTCAAAGATTGTTACGCGGCGCTGGGCGCGGTCCATGCGATGTGGACGCCGCTTCCGGGCCGCTTCAAAGATTACATCGCGATGCCCAAGCCAAATATGTATCAATCGTTGCATACGACCGTCGTCGGGCCGAGCGGCGATCCGCTCGAGATCCAGATACGCACGTGGGAGATGCATCGCACCAGCGAATACGGCATAGCCGCGCATTGGCGCTATAAAGAAGGCGGCAAGGCCGACCAGTTCGAGAACAAGCTTTCGTGGCTGAGGGCCCTGCTCGAATGGCAGAAGGATATGCGCGATTCTCGCGTGTTCATGGAGAACCTCAAGCTCGATCTCTTCGATTCGCAGGTCTTCATCTTTTCGCCCCGCGGCGACGTCTACTCGATTTCGGCCGGGGGCACGCCGCTCGACTTCGCCTATCAGGTGCACACGGACGTGGGCAATCATTGCGTCGGTGCCAAAGTGAACGGTCGCATCGTTCCGCTCGACTACGCAATGCAAAACGGCGATATCTGCGAGATTCTCGTCAATAAGTCGAGCGGACGGCCGTCGCTCGACTGGCTTTCGATCGTCAAGACGTCGGGTGCGAAACACAAGATCAAGCAGTGGTTTCGCAAGGAGCGGCGCGAGGAAAACGTACTCGCCGGACAAGAGGCGCTCGAACAGGAACTGGCGCGCGCGGGCTTGCGCACCGACGTGGCGCGCGGAGCGCTGCTGGAACGCATCGCGTCGCGCCTGAACTATGCGACCCCGACCGACCTCTATGCGGCGATCGGTTTCGGCGATGCCTCGGCGCAGTCGGTCGTCAACCGGTTGCGCGACGAGGTCAAGCACGACAACGTGGTCGACCTCACCAAGATCGGGCGCAAACCGTCCGCACGGCGCGCGCTGCGTCCATCCAGCGGCGTACGGATCGCAGGCGTGGACGACGTCTTGGTGCGGCTATCGAAATGTTGTTCGCCCGTACCCGGCGATCCGATCATCGGCTACGTTACCATCGGTCGAGGCGTGAGCATCCATCGGGCCGACTGTCCGAACGTGGCCTTCATGAACGCAACGCCGGAGCGAATTCTGCAAGCCCAGTGGCTCGAGACGGCGGGGCTCACGCACGGCGTCGACGTCGAAGTCGAGGCCGACGACCGCTCGCAGCTGCTCCAAGATATCATGGCCGTCTTTGCCGAGCTCAAAACACAAGTCAGCTCGGTGAACGCGCGCGTTCGAAAGGACGGAGTCGCGGTGGCGAGCTTGACGGTGCAGATCCGCGATCTCGACCATCTCCACAAGCTGCTCACCAAGCTGCAAACGCTCAAGAACGTTCGTCGAGTCTATCGCGTCACGAAGCGCGAACGCCCGGCACTGTAG
- a CDS encoding sulfite exporter TauE/SafE family protein, with product MVPGIAAFAAGALNSVAGGGSFLSFPALLFAGVPAISANATNNAAMWVGTIGSARGYREEIAEHRGLLLPVVWVSLAGSLIGASLLLLTPQTLFERMIPWLLLFATVVFAASPRLTKGATAAPRHAPWQIAVQFFVAIYGGYFGAGMGILMLAVLAFTGLPSFNAQNAIKNVLAVSINGIALVPFVLARVIDWRFAFPMAAIALLGGYCGARFFRRMPQRFARALVVAIGATMTIVFFARYFT from the coding sequence GTGGTTCCAGGGATCGCGGCGTTTGCGGCGGGAGCGCTGAACAGCGTTGCCGGCGGCGGCAGTTTTCTCTCGTTTCCAGCCCTGCTCTTCGCCGGCGTGCCCGCGATTTCGGCCAATGCGACCAACAACGCCGCGATGTGGGTTGGGACGATCGGAAGCGCGCGCGGCTATCGTGAAGAGATCGCCGAGCATCGCGGACTTTTGCTGCCGGTCGTATGGGTGAGTCTTGCCGGCTCGCTGATCGGCGCGTCGCTGCTCTTGCTGACGCCGCAAACGCTCTTCGAACGCATGATACCGTGGCTCTTACTCTTTGCGACCGTCGTTTTTGCGGCGAGCCCCCGCTTGACGAAAGGTGCGACCGCGGCCCCGCGCCACGCGCCGTGGCAGATCGCCGTCCAGTTCTTCGTCGCAATCTATGGGGGCTATTTCGGGGCAGGCATGGGTATTTTGATGCTGGCCGTTCTGGCCTTTACCGGGCTGCCCAGCTTCAACGCGCAGAATGCAATCAAGAACGTGCTCGCCGTCTCGATCAACGGCATTGCGTTAGTGCCGTTCGTGCTTGCGCGCGTCATCGATTGGCGCTTTGCGTTTCCGATGGCGGCCATTGCGCTGTTGGGCGGATATTGCGGCGCGCGCTTTTTTCGTCGCATGCCGCAACGATTCGCGCGCGCACTCGTCGTCGCAATTGGAGCTACGATGACTATAGTATTTTTTGCTCGCTATTTCACGTAA